The Procambarus clarkii isolate CNS0578487 chromosome 92, FALCON_Pclarkii_2.0, whole genome shotgun sequence genomic interval gcttaaaatggccaccacttacgggctatttatgcccgtgccaccttttgggttgcttcatcttcatcttaacacattcataagggagacatcccccgtcatgcagggtgcattcgcacctccacagatttccagtatcagctcttgatactggtaatggcttaaaagggccaccacttacgggctgttcatgcccgtgccaccttttgggtggcttaatcttcatcaatcaatcaatcaagacaTACCACGATCAAATTTGGTGTATATTATTTTTAATACAAATCAGAAAATGCCTTGTAGTTGTCACTGGCTGCTCTCCCAGGGGCGACGCCGGTGCTAGGGATGCCCAGGGACGGTGTTCCCAGGGAAGACGCCCTCAGGGACGCCCTTAGTGTGGGTACAcaactacacaacacacacacgcccgGCTGAGTTCACGGGAAGAAAGCTGTAGACGCTGTAGATGGCTCGGGCAGGAGTTCTCGAGAGTGTTGATCAGAGCGCAGGGTCACGCTGGTCCCGCTTCAGGCTCCGGAGACTGCATGAGGTTATGTGAGGCCACGAGGGAGGGTGTTGACGgggtgttggaaataaccaacagttttatacatctttgtattttatgcaacctttgtattaaccacaagtagttactaaaattactaacgtGTAGATgtaatcattatcatgatttatttacacatattgccagattcttcctagacgtgaggaacgacagggagtaacatgaattctctccacatttagttggatttataataagagtccagtttatcatttcctttactaaaaatagttacttactaataagtttaatttcgtagtatactactacttactggaactcccttatttagttgatattaaacattctagagaaaattactttaatgtaaatgattttactttaatttcctcgattaattgcacaactttaataagccaatttatgttacgagaaattctattttatcacagaagaatttaatgtgatattaatactcgtcactacctcttccttccttagtcaatagcgatatatacatatccatttacgctcgagatgtctatcgagaaccgcgcatgcgcaataaggaagaggGGGAAGACGAGAGAACACGGCGCGGACGCCATTGAagcgtgtagcagagctacgttttgaccctatttatttcgctcccacgaccagtagagcggtgccacgttatctggcacAATAGCCGTGTATCAGACTAGCATATCtgcaattccaaagtcaacgcctttgaagcagcagctggaggacgaagaattgctcaaaGTCTCCACATCatcggacacgcggctcggcagctaggttcatctgtttgttatcatgtggccacagttaacatttaggctagttgtcgttaggccgtatataaaataataaaatcccgTACATGTCTTTAGTAAATTCACCatctaaatagatgattattttcattattttctccAGAAAGaatttacagtgcttgaatataaattgcacagatattaGCTGATGATTTCTATAGTTATCCTTATAATTTAGGATGCATTTGTAGTtacttattatgtagaagatttctacatgtaattgcctttcagtaccaaggcgacgccaaccgaggtgctaggcttccccaccgttccgtgcaacaatttgccatatgcaacacgtcgtcggtggagtgtggcaaccgattacacctctctagatttacagctaagcggtcccttttttatctgtagcaataactctgtagttacagtagtgatctcCCAAAGAGATCTATTACATTAACCCATTGAtctatatatactgtactattctATTCAGCAGTATATTGAGGTGTATTTACCTCCAATTAATCTATTATAAGCAACtttatttactttcatattttatttactctggtgaagaaccagcaccagaataatcctagggatgtattaatcttttagcatgtaaccccccaattttgtgtaagttaatttgactccatttatataagaaatacagtttcactaagatccataggacactagttcttgggatcagtttttccattgtcttattttgttttccactttttctcaaaagtggtggtccttcatagctatcgaagtatatatttaattattagttattggagtcaggttttcccccacacGGGGCATGAGGGACTAGGTGGGTGTGGACCAGTGTACTTGGCCCCGTCCACAGGCATCCATCCTTATGGCACGCCTGTATCTGCAGATCTCACCGCAGCAGCATGTAGAGAGCTTGTCGGGGCATACTGCATGGTTTAGCAGGGTGCTGGAGCGTATTTCAATTTACTCCAATTTTTAATTTTTGTGTGAACCAAACAACTGGGTATATTTAAGAGAAATCTTTATTTACTTTCATGTATTTTATGATTTCTTTTTCACTACCCCCGAGGGAACATGTTATGTTCTGGTCCGTTGTGTTGTTCAGTTGACCTGTGGACTCtgaccagcctccccccccccccccaacccctcccagACTTTAATTGGTCCTCAGGAATTGGTTATGTTAACATGGACGTCTTGAGCTCTattgaccatatatatatatcttggctTTGAGACAATCTACTACTAAGGTGCGATTTTAAAATTTGTACTCTCGTGGTGAATGGACGTTTCTTATAGTTTCCCCTTGTAGGGGACTTAGTCGTTTTTTGTCATGCCATTGTGGACTTGACTTTTGAGAGGAGCTTTTTTGACTTTGTCATTTGCCAGTCCAGTTGGGACTTAGTTTTCTGAAGGCAAAGTGTTTCATAAATTCACTGACTTGTGTTTGTTTGATGTTATTGATGAGACATTGACCTCCTTATTGGTTATTGTTATAATTGTGAGTCGCTTGAGATTTTAAATTTTGATTAGTCTCTATATAGTGACTTTGTTGAGTAGCATCACCCTTCACCCACTTTGTCCACAACTTGTGGGAGTGTATGACAGGGTGTGGAAGTGTGTGACAGGGTGTGGGAGTATATGACAGGGGTGTGGGAGTGTATGACAGGGTGTGGAAGTGTGTGACAGGGTGTGGGAGTATATGACAGGGTGTGGGAGTGTATGACAGGGTGTGGGAGTGTATGACAGGGTATGAGAGTGTATGACAGGATGTGGGAGTGTATGAcaggggtgtgggagagtatgaCAGAGTGTGGGAGTGTATGACAGGGTGTGGGATTGTATGACAGGGGTGTGGGAATGTATGACAGAGGTGTGGGAGTGTATGACAGGGGTGTGGGAGTGTATGACAGGGTGTGGGAGTGTATGACAGAGGTGTGGGAGTGGATGACAGGGGTGTGGGAGTGTATGGCAGGGTGTGGGAGTGTATGACAGGGTGTGGGAGTGTATgacaggggtgtgggggtgtatgaCAGGGTGTGGGAGTGTATGACAGGGTGTGGGAGTGTATGACAGGGGTGTGGGAGTGTATGACAGGGTGTGGGAGTGTATGACAGGGTGTGGGAGTGTATGACAGGGTGTCGGAGTGTATGACAGGGTGTGGGAGTGTATGACAGGGTGTCGGAGTGTATGACAGGGTGTGGGAGTGTATGACAGGGTGTGGGGAGTGTATGACAGGGTGTGGGAGTGTATGACAGGGTGTGGGAGTGTATGACAGAGTGTGGGAGTGTATGACAGGGTGTGGGAGTGTATGACAGGGTGTGGGAGTGTATGACAGGGTGTGGGGAGTGTATGACAGGGTGTGGGAGTGTATGACAGGGTGTGGGGAGTGTATGACAGGGTGTGGGAGTGTATGACAGGGTGTGGGAGTGTATGACAGAGTGTGGGAGTGTATGacagggtgtgggagagtatgaCAGGGTGTGGGAGTGTATGACAGGGTGTGGGGAGTGAATGACAGGGTGTGGGAGTGTATGACAGGGTGTGGGAGTGTATGACAGGGTGTGGGGAGTGTATGACAGGGTGTGGGAGTGTATGACAGGGTGTGGGAGTGTATGACAGGGTGTGGGAGTGTATGGCAGGGTGTGGGAAAGTTTGACAGGGTGTGGGAGTGTATGACAGGGTGTGGGAGTGTATGACAGGGTGTGGAATGATTTAGTAGGGTGTTGGCGAATATAATTATAATTCCCGTTGAAGGGGGGATAATAAGCCTGTGCTTAGGCATATATCGAGTTCccccaaggtcaactactgacctaCTTCACGACTCACAAGATTtgccttaactcccaggtacctatttagtgctaggtgaacagaggcatcaagtgaaaggaaacatgtcAAATCCTAAATCCTTTCTATCGCTCCCGGGAATCTAACCCGGACTACTTGATTGTGAGTCGAGGATGTCGACCACTGTGCTACTGGACCCCCGTGTTATGAAAGAGCACGGGAAACTGtaggagggaagggaactataaggagaaagcgccaagccattacgactatatatcaagcttggaagggttcaggataaggatctgggataggacggggggtgggtgggaaaggaatggtgcagaAGGTCTAGAGGTAACAGAACCCGTCGTTCTGGTGGCACCATTTGGGCTGGATACGCTCGGGCTGGACACCTCGCCGCAGGAGCCGGTGACGGTGGTGGATGAAGCGGGCTTCTGCCTGTCTCCAGGTGGTGGGCGGGTTGGTCCACAGCCTCTCCGCCAGGGCGGCTCCTCGCGGCCATAactgacacacagacacacacacattgttattCCTCTTAACACGCACatcacatgtacatatatatgcatTAATTAACACTGCAATGTTATTAACTAGTTCGTAAGAGTGTCAGAGAGCTGCAATATTGCCTCTGTGAAGGACATGAATGTTGCAAGACAAGTAACTAGTTGTGTATTGGTGCTTATATGTAGCCGGAAGAaatgcttttgtgtgtgtgtggggggggggggggttctgtgtCAGTAAGGACAGGTGGCGTGGGTCTTTAGTCTTGCGGATATGTTataaagagacagacagaaacacagacagagacagagggaccggATCGACCAGggcaaagtgagagagagagcgagacaggAAGACAAACAGAAACAGATAAACAAACCAGAGACAGCAAGACAGGCAGACAAACACAGAGACATAGATAGGGATGGAAGGTAGAAGAGGAGATGTTTGAAGAGAAGGGAAGAAAAGAGGGGGAGACAGGTGGAGAGGAGGAAAtggggagagagggtggagaggtgTGTGACAGGCAGAGAGGAGAGACGTTGGAGGATAGTGGGGGAGAAGATAGGTGGAgacggaaggaggaagaggacagGGAAAGAAAACTGCAGagtggaggagaggagagagggagcgaTAGGGaatgagagaaggagggagatttggagaggggggagggggagagacccGGGTTCAGCCGGGAACCCTCCCTAATTTGAGAGCCACTGAGACCAACAAAATATCCTATATCATTTAGACTGATTACTGACCTTCGTGTCGAGTGAAGCGTCGTCGACCTGTTCGGTCCAGAGCGCTGCCTCGCCGCCCAACACCAGGTCCTTGTGTGTGGAACCCGTCAGGTCTCGCGCTATATCGTGAGGGCTGTTGTCGTAGACTTTCTGCCACTCCTTGTAGGGGCTGCACCAGTTGGAACCTTCGCCCACCCAAGCCCCAGCGCCACAGTCTAGGTACCAGGCGTCGTAGTTGCTGAAGATAACGCGGTAGTTCTTCTGGAGCAGCTCGGCGATGAGAGGATCTGAGCCGTTAGTCCAGATTTGGATGATGTACTTGTCTTTATTGAGGTATTGGTCGACGCGGCCTTTCTCCGTCAGGTGGGAGGTCCACAGGATGCCGGGCACCTCGACGCCATTGTTGGCGGTCGTCAGAAGCTCACGAGACTTCTCCTGAAAAACGCTCCACTGCTTGTAGTAGGCGTTGGCGTCCAGCCCGAAGTCGTTGGCGACCATCCACGCTGTTATCTCATCCGTCGTGTTCCAGCAGTTGAGGTTCACCTGCACACAGACCACATAAGTGCATTTACTATTGTTTCTACTTGTGTACTGGAACAGGTTGCCGCTAGAACGTATCTAGCATAGCAAATGTATGCAAACAGTATATAGAAAAGTATAATGAGTAATAAGGATGTGGTGACAAAGTCCCGAGATACGGAGAATATGCTGTATGTGAAATGCACACATGAAACGCGGGGAGGCGGTATAGTGCCAACCCACCTGAGAACCTGAGAACTCGTCTCCTGCTCGTGTACACTTGTCCTCACCTACACCCTAAATACACTTCTAAATATAATAAAGTAATGCAAAATTAACTCTAAAATATATATTACACTTTGGATTACGTTtgaagcatttcctctctgtTTACCCACCTCGTCGCCGCCATAGTGGAAGAGATCGAGAGGAGTGAAGAGTTTGGCCATTTCTTCATAGATCTGGGCTAGGACGAGGTACATGTTGGGGTTGGCGAGGTTGAGCTGGCCGCAGGGAGGCTCCACGCAGTACGACTGCCACGGCTCCTGCCAGTAACAGTTGTGCATCAGTAAGGAGCAGCTGAGGGTGCTTACCTAAAGCCACAACACCACTCCAGTGCATGCTTTAGTTGTCAATTGTCAGGGATAAGAAGACTGTCATTGTTATTATATGGTCCCTTCTAGCCAATAACTGAAAATACATCAAAATGCGACCGACAACAGTATTCTAATTCCAAAGTAaccttttactgctaggtaaatagagACATCAAAtgtaaggaaacgtgcccaaacgtctcgtcttatcggggaatcgaacccaggaaatCAGTGATGAGCTAAATGCACTTTAGGCATCATAGAATGCTGGATAAATAAGTGTCATAcagtgtactgaggcagtagACAGTGTATTGAGGCAGTAGAcagtgtactgaggcagtagACAGTGTATTGAGGCAGTAGACAATGTACTGAGGCAGTAGACAGTGTATTGAGGCAGTAGAcagtgtactgaggcagtagACAGTGTATTGAGGCAGTAGACAATGTACTGAGGCAGTAGACAGTGTATTGAGGCAGTAGACAGTGTATTGAGGCAGTAGACAATGTACTGAGGCAGTAGACAGTGTATTGAGGCAGTAGACAATGTACTGAGGCAGTAGACAGTGTATTGAGGCAGTAGACAGTGTACTGAGGTAGAAGACAGTGTATTGAGGCAGTAGACAATGTACTGAGGCAGTAGACAAGAGTTCTGAAGAATTAGATAAGAGTTCTGAGGCAGTAAACAGTGTTCTCATTACTGCCTCAGTAAATTGTGTATTTAAGCAGTAGATTGTGTACTGAGGCCTTTGATATTGTGCATGATGGAGCTGAAACAGATGAAGAAGGCTTTAGTGAACAAAAGCATGTGATGAACATAGAGCAGGAGGAGAAGAAAGCTTCACACTGTAAAAAATATTGCAATTATAGTTTAACTTTTCTCAATTATATGTTATAAAAAACAAAATGGAGAAAGGGAACGGCTCACTGTGGTAGATGCAAAGTTCTGATGCCTCTCCACTCACCCTGTTGACGCAGACTGCCAGCTTGCCTAGTCCCTGCTTCTCAGCCCACTGCCACCCGTTGCCAACATGAGCGGGAGCATCGAACTCCGGGAGAACACGGATGCCTCTCACTCTGCCGTAGTCCACCAGATGTTTCACCTCCTCCGGGTGATAGACCTCGCGGGAACTGTAGGCGCCGTAGTAGACCATGTTGGGGAGTCTCTCCAAGTAGAGCGGGAAGGAGTGGGAGTCTGTGATGTGCCAGTGGAAGGTGTTAAGCTTGTTGGCCGCCATGGCGTCCAAGGTGCGCTCGATGGCCTCCACGCTAAGGAAGTTACGAGCCGTGTCGACCAGCAGGCCGCGGTACTTGAAGGCTGGTGCGTCGTACACGGAGGCCGAACTGACGATCATCAATGTCTTCCGGTTTTCGTGGTAGTCCACCAACTGCGAGAGTGTCTCGAGGCCGTGGCGGGCGCCGAAGAAGGTCTGCGCATTGATGGTAGCTGTTGTGGTCGAGCCAACGGTCACCATCAGGAGTTCGTAAGACTCGTCCGTGTCAAGGCTGAGGTAAGTTAAGAATCCAGACACCTTAAACACCACCCTCAAGGTATGTGCTGCGCTCGACGGCTCCCAGGGCTCTTCCCAGGTAGCTGGACCACCATCGTAGTCCGGGTGATACTTCTCCAGGTTGTCTTTGAAGATGTCGAAGGCTTCGTTCAGCAGAGGCCAGATTTGCTCCGAAGCTCTGTTGGTGATGAAGACGTTTTTGGGGAGGAAGTGAACCACTTGTGTTCCGATGCTCGCTGTCTGTGGCTGCGGCCACAGCGCCCCAAAGGGTCCGCACGTCAGCTTGCACTGGTTGAGCGTCACCAGCCTCGTCACCCCGGTGTTCTCCAGCTTCAGACACTTGCCAGACTCGCACTGGTAGCCCCATGGTGATGGCATCCTGTGGAAAACACAACCTAATGTTCACACAAGGTGAGGTAATTCGCAAGTGTGACTCTGTACCTTCGTTTACACAAGTGTCGTACACATTTACACGAaaatcacgtgtgtgtgtgacataGTTAATATTGAGAAATGACGACGTACAAAGGAAAACTTACGATAGGAAGGACACTAATAACGGAGGAACTAGTAATTATTTACAGGCTAAGATTtcaattattatttaatattggTTGTAACCATATTATGAGATACAAGTATTACTTGAGGTCCGCACTGggtgactgttgagtggtggggaCACCTCAGTGTTTAGTTTGTCCAGATACCAAACTTGTGAACACTTTCTCACGGCGTACTCAAGTTTGGTATCAGGTACCATGGGTCAGCTTACTGTCATGGGAACAAGAGTCAAACACCCCTTACAAAAAGGCAGCTgccggggaggggagggaggggtgtcccGTGAAAAGGGATTGACTGACAAAAAGAAGAAAGCTGCCTGGGGTGGTAGGGATGACTTAGGAGAAGGAGGCAGGTGCCTGGGGTGGTAGGGATGACTTACGAGAAGGAGGCAGGTGCCTGGGGTGGTAGGGATGACTTACGAGAAGGAG includes:
- the LOC123775119 gene encoding chitooligosaccharidolytic beta-N-acetylglucosaminidase isoform X1, with the translated sequence MMMVSVLTPLMGLLLSSPASASFSMPSPWGYQCESGKCLKLENTGVTRLVTLNQCKLTCGPFGALWPQPQTASIGTQVVHFLPKNVFITNRASEQIWPLLNEAFDIFKDNLEKYHPDYDGGPATWEEPWEPSSAAHTLRVVFKVSGFLTYLSLDTDESYELLMVTVGSTTTATINAQTFFGARHGLETLSQLVDYHENRKTLMIVSSASVYDAPAFKYRGLLVDTARNFLSVEAIERTLDAMAANKLNTFHWHITDSHSFPLYLERLPNMVYYGAYSSREVYHPEEVKHLVDYGRVRGIRVLPEFDAPAHVGNGWQWAEKQGLGKLAVCVNREPWQSYCVEPPCGQLNLANPNMYLVLAQIYEEMAKLFTPLDLFHYGGDEVNLNCWNTTDEITAWMVANDFGLDANAYYKQWSVFQEKSRELLTTANNGVEVPGILWTSHLTEKGRVDQYLNKDKYIIQIWTNGSDPLIAELLQKNYRVIFSNYDAWYLDCGAGAWVGEGSNWCSPYKEWQKVYDNSPHDIARDLTGSTHKDLVLGGEAALWTEQVDDASLDTKLWPRGAALAERLWTNPPTTWRQAEARFIHHRHRLLRRGVQPERIQPKWCHQNDGFCYL
- the LOC123775119 gene encoding chitooligosaccharidolytic beta-N-acetylglucosaminidase isoform X2: MPSPWGYQCESGKCLKLENTGVTRLVTLNQCKLTCGPFGALWPQPQTASIGTQVVHFLPKNVFITNRASEQIWPLLNEAFDIFKDNLEKYHPDYDGGPATWEEPWEPSSAAHTLRVVFKVSGFLTYLSLDTDESYELLMVTVGSTTTATINAQTFFGARHGLETLSQLVDYHENRKTLMIVSSASVYDAPAFKYRGLLVDTARNFLSVEAIERTLDAMAANKLNTFHWHITDSHSFPLYLERLPNMVYYGAYSSREVYHPEEVKHLVDYGRVRGIRVLPEFDAPAHVGNGWQWAEKQGLGKLAVCVNREPWQSYCVEPPCGQLNLANPNMYLVLAQIYEEMAKLFTPLDLFHYGGDEVNLNCWNTTDEITAWMVANDFGLDANAYYKQWSVFQEKSRELLTTANNGVEVPGILWTSHLTEKGRVDQYLNKDKYIIQIWTNGSDPLIAELLQKNYRVIFSNYDAWYLDCGAGAWVGEGSNWCSPYKEWQKVYDNSPHDIARDLTGSTHKDLVLGGEAALWTEQVDDASLDTKLWPRGAALAERLWTNPPTTWRQAEARFIHHRHRLLRRGVQPERIQPKWCHQNDGFCYL